The Pygocentrus nattereri isolate fPygNat1 chromosome 12, fPygNat1.pri, whole genome shotgun sequence genome includes the window gttgtcagcacattcaactttgtacagaacaaagtatttaaTGAGAAtatcattcattcagatctaggatgttttaaatgagtgttccctttatttttttgagcagtgtataatgcagtaataatagtttatatttcagttttaatctCATCTGAGCACATGAAGGACTTTGGGATTAGCTAAAGTTTTGCTGTATATATAATGAAGGAGATCAGCTCTGTGGACAGTGGAGAATACAAGTGCAGGTCCAGTAATGAACATGGAGAGAAACTCTCTGAAGCTCTAACTCAATGTTTTGTGTGAGTAAATCCTCCTCAATCAAATAAAACCATTGTTTAAATTATCGTTAATCAGCTTTACTGCAGAATTTTGTGAAAGTGCTGAAATACTTGGCGCCCCCTGCTGTACAGGATTCCTCCAACAGTTCTGAAATACATTACATCAGTTCTTCAAATCACACCTGAGAAATCACTGCTTAGAACTGGAGAACCACAATTTATAAAGCCTTTCAGAGTCAGAGTCTGATCTCACTGAtcagataatcctttattagacCCACAACAGGGGAAATTCACACTGCTAATGTGCTAATGTGTAATAACGGTTAATCTCCCTCAGATCACTGTAGGTTTATATGTTATGTCCAGTGGTCAAATCTGAGCTGCTGCCAGCTTCATGATTTAGATTTACCCAGCTGACTCAGCGAGTGTGAGTCTCCACAGTGTGagtttgttttctctggttcTCAGATCTCCAGGTGGAGGTTcctgagagagtgatagagggagATAAAGTCACTCTCACATGTAAAACCAGCTTCAGACTGTCTTACAGACCAACATTCACCTGGTACAGAAATGGACGTTATTCATCCTCCAATACTGACCAGCTCCACCTGCAGCCGGTCAGCAGGGAGGATGCAAGCAGGTATCGCTGTGCTGTACTGGGTCTTCGCTCTCCTGTGGTCACTCTTAATGTGAGATGTAAGTccagattcattcattcagtctcagAACACAAACTAAGCTGAGGCTTCGTGCTGAACTGTGATGAAGCTCAGCCCAGGGCTGGACTGGTAATCTGGCGTACCGGCCATTTTCCCGGTGGGCCGACAGTCCTCAGGGGCGATGCTGttggatattttttttcttcccttttttttaaGAGACCGGCCCACAATTTAGAGGGGGCGGCTCATTGGCCCATCTTCAATATAGACAGTGGACTGAACCAATCAGTATATAGGACGAAAGCGgccccaccctctctctgcGTGGTCCACTGTAACTCCCGCTACGTTCAGTGTTGAGCGCGTATGTTAGGAGAGGCAGCATGGAGAAACAGAAGCGGCAGAACGGGGGAGCGGAGAAGTTACGTGCAAAGAAATTGAAGAGTCTCACTGTAGATGctgcaaaatgtgtaaaaatcacAGACGTGTTCGCTGCTGTAGCCACCACGTTCTCTAGGtgaagacagcagcagcagcagacaagGAGAGCAGCAGCCaaagatgcaggcttttgaaagGGAAGCCGAGGGACAGACTGAGCAGGGAAGCGTAGTACGTAAGCAGGTAGTAACGTTAGGATAACACAGGGACTTTGAGGTGATGGAGGTAACGTTAGCTCTGTTACATGAGAATGATGAGCAATGGCGATTGATTAGTATCAGTATGTAGTGGTATTGCATACTTCCCAAAATCTGGCACGAAACAGCTCCTTTCATGGAACCCTCTTTTTTCTCATAGGAAGCCTTTGTCTCTCAGGTTTTGTTGACTGTTCGTTTTCACAAAGTAAGCAATAtaagtgtgaaaatgtatttagttgtagttatttttcatttctgttacttactttttttaagTTGCCATGATTAAAGAGATATTTGGTATTCAGTGTTTTGGATATTGACATGGTAAGAATATTATTTGTGATTGTGATATAATGATGCTAAGACTGAATCCAATGACTTTGACcaataattttttaattaattttgtttttttccatgtcgCACTTCTCTGTAACCCCACATACATAAATTGCAAGTCGGTTGTGCTCTGCTAATTATGAGGGGCCCGTCTAAACCAAAAATGCCAGGGCCGATTTTTTGTCCCAGTCCAGCCCTGGCTCAGCCCAGCAGCTGATGTCTTTAGACAGTAATATATCACTGAGTACCCGCAGTAAATATCCATTAGGATGGCACTGTAATATCTGTACAGACAAAACTCACACACTTTAACTGTGACACTATAGTTAATAATCTCAGTCCTGCAGATTCTGTtcactgaatgttttcatgttttcctgctctaacactcCTGAGCTCATGAAGGACTTTGGGATTAGCTAAAGTTTAGCTGTAAGAGCATGAAAACCTCTCTACTCTCTTCCTGATGCTTCCTATGTTATGTGTTAGTCTGTATATATAATGCAGTAATAATAgtttatatttcagttttaaactgAGTAAAAGATCCAGACGTGCACATCAGACAGTCATGAGTCAGATCTGAGTCAGTTACTTGGATCACCAGAGCACtttgttcagtgttttactTTAATTAAGGAGGCTTTAGTAAAGACCATCACCTACCTTAACTGTGTAAGTCTGATTGAACTCATGAAGTCATTAGTTTTTTATTGATCCTTAAAGAACTAAGAAACATTTGGGAAAGTTTAATTCAGAGTCTTTGGTAAAACTGATCTAAAAGCTGGAAGAACAGTGATCTTCATACGCTGAACTGAATGATGTGCATctgtaataaaacatataaaacatatttctacACTACATTTATAGTTTGactaattaaacagaaaagcacctcCATAAAGTGTGACGTGTCTTTCTACCTGTAGATGGTTCAAAGAGCATCTCAGTGTCTCCTCTGGTGAAATTGTGGAGGGCaggtcagtgactctgacctgcagcagtgatgcaaacTCACCTGTGCAGaactacacctggtttaaagGAACATCAAGAGTAGGAAAAGGAGAAACTTACACAATGAAGGAGATCAGCTCTGTGGACAGTGGAGAATACAAGTGCAGGTCCAGTAATGAACATGGAGAGAAACTCTCTGAAGCTCTAACTCTGAATgttttgtgtgagtttgtgtttatttgttccaGTTGTTCATTATTTTGTAGAAATTctcttttataaacatttactgTCAACGTCATGACTACATCATGCAGTTCTTCTGTGACTTCTAGATCCTCCAAAGAGcgtctcagtgtccatcagtcccACTGGTGTAATAGTGGAAGGCAGGTCactgactctgacctgcagcagtgatgcaaaTCCACCTGTGCAGaactacacctggtttaaagaAGGGGGAAGCTCACCTGTAGGATCTGGACACAGTTACAGGGCTCCACAGAGAGGATCCTACTACTGTGAGGCTCAGAATGAACACAGATCTCAGAAATCAGCTGCAGTGACTATAAAAGGTGTTATTGATGGAAAACACAGCCTGAATAACATTTAATAACATTCATAATAATTAGCATCACTTTAAACTTTAACACTCATCTGCACACAGGGGTCTGGAATTCAGCTCTATATGCAGTTATTGGAGTCACAGCTGGATGTGGATGTTTATCTGTTATCATTGCTGTATTTTGTGTAAGGTAAGTAAACAAATCTTCACACAGagctaaaaatatgaacattaatGTAGATTATTAGaccttattttaaagtttttaatcaTTGGAACCAGGATTTTTAATGTATCTGAAAACAATTATGTGGTAATTTATGAAcaatattattgttaatattcaAATGATTACTTTCTATACTGTTACTtttcaggagaaagagaagaggcaGTTCAGCTGATGATAAAAACCAGACACAGGCAAGTCAGTTACTACACAAGAACATGTTCAGCAGTTTGAGATTTAGTGACatctttccttttgttttagCTCTGGGTAAAATGTGTGGTTGAATTCTAGGCTTCATAACATCTGAACAGTTTAAGCTACAGACATGATACACATATCAGACCATTCAGCAGACCAGGTCCAAACTAGTGAGCATGACAGCATCAATGAGCAATTTGCTGCAGAAGATCACCCACaatcctgatattattgctctgctttcaaccttcatattccaacaaagggttaaaacagtgacATGACTCACACATCAGACCACTCATCAGACTCTCcctcaccatccagagtgatttcatccacctgtgtcCTTCCATCAGCCAGCAGTCCAGCTCTAAATTCACCTAAACCCACTCGCTACTGttacatctctgcttttagcttcatgttataaacaaagggttaaatatAGCGAGATGATTCACATCagaacactcagaggaaccCGCCATCACcagccagagtgagagaaaccagcTCGAACAGCCCCCACAGCTCCCACAACccagaaatacagcacaaacacacagccagatcactgtaaaactgctattAGCTCTGATTCAGCCTTCATATGACAACTTCtacttctttcggctgctccctttaggggtcgccacagcggatcatctgcctccatcttgccctatccattgcctcctctacttttacaccaaccatctccatgtccaccttcactacatccataaaccttctctgaggtccacctcttctccttctacccggcatcTCCATCtgcaacattctttgaccaatatatccactattcctcctgaacacatgtccaaaccatctcaacctggcctctctggctttatctccaaactgctccaccttcactgtccctgtGATCTgatcatttctaatcttgtccattcttgtcactcccaactaaaatctcagcatctttatctccgccacctccagctcagcctcctgtcttttagacagagccacagtctccaaaccatacatcatagcaggacgcactgctgtcttgtaaaccttccctttcactcttgctgctatccttctgtcacacatcagccctcacacccgtctccacccactccatcctgcctgcaccgtCTTCTTcgcctcttttctacactgtccattgcccTGGATGGTTGatccaagatatttgaagtcatccacctttacgacctctactccttgcatcttcacctttccacctgcctccctctcattcacacacatgtattccgtcttatctctactgaccttcattcctctcctctccagtgcaaacctccacctctccagattctcttccacctgctctctactctcaccacagattacaatgtcatctgcaaacatcatggtccatggagcctcctgcctgacctcatctgtcaacctgtccatcaccattgcaagcaagaaggggctcaaagctgatccctgatgtaaccctaccttcaccttgaaaccatttgtcactccaactgcataCCTCACCACTGtgtcactatcctcatacatgtcctgcaccaccctaacatacttttcagctacacctgacttcctcatacagtaccacagttcctgtcttggcaccctatcatatgccttctctagatccacaaagccacaatgtagctccttctgaccttctctgtacttctctaccaacactctcaatgcaaaaattgcatctgtggtactctttctgggcatgaaaccaaactgctgctcactgatctgaacctctcgccttagccttggttcaacaactctttcctataccttcatggtgtggctcatcaactttatacctctgtagttactgcagctctgcatatcacccttgttcttaaaaatggggaccaatacactgtttctccactcatcaggcatcctctcactcgccaagattttgttaaacaacctggttaaaaagtccactgccttctctcctaaacatctccatacctccacaggtatgtgatctggaccaactgcctttccattcttcatcctttttaaagctgccctcacttccacctcactaattctctgcacttcctgatccactatctctccccgtgttgtcctcctctctcgttttcctcattcattagttcttcaaagtactccttctatctactcaacactctctgttcactcactagtacatttccctctctatcctttagcagcctaacctgctgtacatcctttccagctctatctctctgtttagccaaaggatacaagtcctttactccttctttacagTCCAGCCTCTCAtccagctcatcataggcctgagcctttgccactaTTCTTTTCTCTATGCAACTAGCCTCACAATACTCCTGTATTCTGTACTCCTGTAATACTccggcagctaagaaaaagtgggataaccagagagatgaagaatacttccttcatctctctggttatcccactttttcttagctgccttcttcttctgaatactctcctggacttcctcattccaccaccaactttccttgtccaACACCCAACACATTAACCACACCCAACAGGTAGCTCTTCACtgccccaagggcctgttgcaattttttcCTGAACTGCCTTCAACCATCctgctccttcagcttccaccatctaatctttggctctgtcttcactctcttcctcttctttgtttctaatctcattctacagacaaccaccctgtgctgccttgctacactttcccctggcaccactttacaatcttcaatctcctttaggtggcatctcctgctaaggatataatccacctggtgcacctccctccactcttgtatgtcaccctgtgttcttccctcttctgaaaatacatgttcaccacagccatttccattctctttgcaaaacctacaaccatctgaccttccgcatttctatctttcacaccatacatacccagcacctcttcatcctctctgttcccttcaccaacatgtgcattgaagtctgcaccaatcaccaatctctcctctctagggacaccatctaccacttcatccatcttactccaaaattcctctttctcctctaactgccaaccaacctgtggtgcatatgaactgaccacattcaaaattacaccaccaacctccaacttcaggcttgtgatcctgtctgacactctctttacatccagaatacttttcacaagctgttcctttaggattatccctactccatttctcttcctctccacaccatgatagaacagtttgaatgcCCCTCCAATGTTCCTTCATATAACAACAAAAGACTTCAAACATCACAGTTCAGCAGGACTTACTTCAAACATCACAGCTCAGCAGGACTTACCCTGTGGGTTCAGAGTGACTTTGTGAAGTTTCAGTGAAGATCCAGTCAGTGATCTATTTGAGAAAACTACCGTTCAGATCTTCAGATACTTCCATTTAAATGACCAATTTAAAGTAGGCAGTAATCAGAATAGAATTCCTGATAATCAGAAATTTACAGATAAATACAACCACATATACCACCACAGCACACTTAAACATGGCATAGAAACATGACTACAAATGCTGGCCAGATGCTTCATGCCTGTGTCAGTGCTGAGAGTGTAGGGGTTGAGGACGGAGAAACACCACAGAAGAATTTCCTTAATCTTGTGTGTGGACCTTACATATGAATAAAATCTATGATCTGTTCTTGATGTTTATCAGTGAGAACCCAAACTGCTCATGTTCTCCAACTCTCCTCTCTGCAGAACGTTGACCCTAATGCTAAGgagaacacatacacacctctTGACCCCGTGTCCAGGTCCTCTGATGATGTGTACAACACACTTGCAGTAACTGTCTCTTTAGTGGGCTATTGCAGAGTAAACACTACACTCTGCAGTATAGAGGAGCTCCAGCAGCTGGAGTCATTACAGATCTCCATATGTAGATGGCAGTACTGAAGTAAGACGTGTCTATAGAGAAGCACAGGTGTGGAGTAAGAGTGCTGTCTAAGGTGCTGATTCTGAGCTCTGCAGTTTGGGCTCTACAGCTCAGTCTGAGATTCAGTCTCAGAACCTCCACACGGAGAAACACTAACACTTCAAGAACTACAGACCAAAAATCATTCAAATGTTTGTCTGTAGTGTAAATGTTCTTGATGTTTACCAGTGAGAACTCACACTTCTCCTGTTCTCGAACTCTCCTCTGTCCAGAACGTTGACCCTAATGCTCAGTGCTCTCCTGAGTACGACACTCTAGCAGTGAGTGAATCCACTTGTACTGATGAGTGTTTTGTAGCTGCTGGAACTGATAGACTTTAAGCTACAGTAGCGTCTCCACTTTGGAGGCTCCTTCACACCTTCATCATGTGTGGAGTTCTGATCAGATCTGACAGATCTGATTTCTTTGCTCTTCCGATGTCATCGTTTATCTTTGGATCACTGGATaacagtttttattattattatttttttttttattattataatatttttccCCAATTATTTTTGGTCATATCCAATAGCCACTAGTTAGAACTCCCCCAGTAACATgataccaccagcactaggagtGTGAAAGCTTAAACAGGCTTCCTCTGCGACCTGTGAAGAGCCACCGTATCTTTATGAACTGCCACTGATGCATCATTAGACAGCTGAACGTGCTCGGAGGAACAGCTAACAAAtgcctgtgctgactagcatcacaCAGGGGGGAGATATGGGGCCCACCCAgggagagcgaggccagttgtgctctcttggactcccagccacagatgactgtagcatcaccaaggattgaactcatgatctcctgatgatgggggCAACACTTAGACAGTTGCACTTGAAAACCTGCcttactataataataataataataataataataataacaacatttgAAACTGGGTCAGCTTgataatgtatatgtatgtttgtgtctgtttttttctttcagactGTCAGAAACAAACTCTGAAACCGTCACCATGGAAACCACCCAAACTGAAGTGAACCACCCATCGAAATCAGATGAgctagagagagatagagagagagatagagagagagagagagagagatagagagggagagacagagagagatagagagagagagagagagagagagagagagatagggagagagagatagagagggagagatagagagagagagatagagagaggttttatatcttattttcttgtatttaattttttcccacTCATAATCTTTGTGTGGGCTGTTTTTTTATGACTATGCATTCAAAATCCCCGAAAggtgaagaaaaaaatctgtaaacatttttttcatattatagACGAAACACAGTGATCTGCAGCATATTAGCGCTAGAAAGTACACAGATACAGTCATGTGCGAAAGTTTGAAGCCTcccagtcaaatgacacgtTTAACTGATTATCGGTTATTTACCCCTGCTGGGGCGGTTATTTACCCCTGCTGGGGGCGGTTATTTACCCCTGCTGGGGCAGTTATTTACCGCTGCTGGGGGCGGTTATTTACCCCTGCTGGGGCGGTTGTTTACCCCTGCTGGGGGCGGTTGTTTACCCCTGCTGGAGCGGTTATTTACCCCTGCTGGGGCGGTTATTTACCGCTGG containing:
- the LOC119261557 gene encoding B-cell receptor CD22-like, giving the protein MEEDGHQNVDPNVKDDTYTALDTVSRSSDDVYNTPACGETHSGPVSGHLRTNPVVHRPPKSIKGPRWTSWCGPSVERPTVGLWPTVDQLVWTQCGETHSRPVSGYLWTSPVVHRSPKSIKGPQWTSWCGPSVERPTVGLCQVICRLALWCTAQPNPLRARCGPAGVDPVWRDPQWACVSENLHISVFCVAGVVAQDGWDVYYYKSTSICALKGSTVTMRCIYTYPRGLTVLKAFWTKQWGRGSEAPDLSDDPEYRGRVQYIGNKKHDCTLRLRDVRETDQSKYYFRFVTDQPGGKYHGAVGVDLSVTDLQVEVPERVIEGDKVTLTCKTTFSLTVRPKFTWYRNGHPLSSNTDQLHLQPVSREDAGRYRCAVLGLRSPEVTLNVKYLQVEVPERVIEGDKVTLTCKTSFRLSYRPTFTWYRNGRYSSSNTDQLHLQPVSREDASRYRCAVLGLRSPVVTLNVRLLSAYVRRGSMEKQKRQNGGAEKLRAKKLKSLTVDAAKCVKITDVFAAVATTFSRPSPTLTVWFKEHLSVSSGEIVEGRSVTLTCSSDANSPVQNYTWFKGTSRVGKGETYTMKEISSVDSGEYKCRSSNEHGEKLSEALTLNVLYPPKSVSVSISPTGVIVEGRSLTLTCSSDANPPVQNYTWFKEGGSSPVGSGHSYRAPQRGSYYCEAQNEHRSQKSAAVTIKGVWNSALYAVIGVTAGCGCLSVIIAVFCVRRKRRGSSADDKNQTQNVDPNAKENTYTPLDPVSRSSDDVYNTLATVRNKL